One segment of Castanea sativa cultivar Marrone di Chiusa Pesio chromosome 3, ASM4071231v1 DNA contains the following:
- the LOC142626853 gene encoding geranyl diphosphate phosphohydrolase-like, with product MENNNGAVEVAVVVFLLRGKKVLLGCRCSSVGHSTFSLPGGHLEFGESFEECASRELKEETGLDIKQMEVLTVKNHLFLKEPEPAHYVTIFMRAVLANPEQVPQNLEPHRCDGWDWYGWDNLPKPLFWPLEKMVQAGFNPFPIA from the exons atggagAATAACAATGGTGCAGTGGAAGTAGCAGTGGTGGTTTTCTTGTTGAGGGGGAAAAAGGTCCTCCTTGGGTGCCGCTGCTCCTCTGTTGGTCACTCCACTTTTTCTCTTCCAGGCGGCCATCTTGAGtttg GGGAAAGCTTTGAGGAATGTGCTAGCAGAGAATTAAAGGAGGAAACTGGATTGGACATCAAGCAAATGGAGGTATTAACGGTCAAAAACCACCTTTTCCTTAAGGAACCAGAGCCAGCCCATTACGTCACCATCTTCATGCGTGCAGTCTTGGCAAATCCAGAGCAAGTCCCCCAAAATCTTGAGCCGCACAGGTGTGATGGGTGGGATTGGTATGGGTGGGATAACCTTCCTAAGCCGCTCTTTTGGCCATTAGAAAAAATGGTGCAAGCCGGCTTTAATCCCTTCCCAATTGCCTAA
- the LOC142627108 gene encoding geranyl diphosphate phosphohydrolase-like, whose translation MEKEAGAVPRVGVCVFLVKGKAVLLGRRRSSIGHSTFALPGGHLEFGESFEECGSRELKEETGLDIAQVELLTVTNNLFLEEPKPSHYVTVFMRAVLKDPQQVPQNLEPHKCDGWDWYDWDNLPKPLFWPLEKMVQDGFDPFPIG comes from the exons ATGGAGAAAGAGGCAGGGGCAGTGCCCAGAGTGGGAGTATGCGTATTTTTGGTAAAGGGGAAAGCAGTCCTGTTGGGGCGTCGTCGATCCTCCATTGGTCACTCTACTTTTGCTCTCCCTGGCGGCCATCTTGAGTTTG GGGAAAGTTTTGAGGAATGTGGTAGTAGAGAGTTGAAGGAGGAAACGGGATTGGACATAGCTCAAGTAGAGTTATTAACTGTCACAAACAACCTCTTTCTAGAGGAGCCAAAACCATCCCATTATGTCACTGTCTTCATGCGTGCTGTCTTGAAAGATCCTCAGCAAGTTCCCCAAAATCTTGAGCCACACAAGTGTGATGGATGGGATTGGTATGACTGGGATAACCTTCCTAAACCGCTCTTTTGGCCATTAGAGAAAATGGTGCAGGATGGATTTGATCCCTTCCCAATTGGTTAG